In Helianthus annuus cultivar XRQ/B chromosome 8, HanXRQr2.0-SUNRISE, whole genome shotgun sequence, a single genomic region encodes these proteins:
- the LOC110872767 gene encoding F-box/FBD/LRR-repeat protein At1g13570-like isoform X1 — MKSKRLSKAKRLSLDIITTLPQPIIETILCLLPIREAARTSILSRDWRYKWTTIPKLVFSTPDANPIMETSKLIRAIHQVISLRQDPIHEFTLSLHGNCFGKTGLPSCEVDQILCHLSKNHPVNKLILDFGASSDDCSYNLPFSVFSSLHRLTELYLSWCDLDHQPAFNGFGSLVVLSLDFVWISRKTLLCLLSSCPSLKSFRLIMPEDHVVGRENSTMIELFQCLPLIEHLTIWCDTIWWFVPDLVPQELPTSLIHLKYFCMEQMSFHHGYALTFLAILIKNSPNLEKIELQIDAAHYLFNDTDYDSDVYEEYHSDVWLEHLSNVWLEHLIELKITDFSNLEPELEFVKLILAKSPKLKKVSIKSVVKRDQEPGMLKTLLRTPRVSAVEIDVVKIYDCNLEFLYCYLYFYNLF, encoded by the exons ATGAAATCTAAACGTTTGTCTAAAGCTAAACGATTGTCTTTGGATATCATCACCACACTTCCTCAACCCATAATAGAAActatcctatgtcttttaccgaTCAGAGAGGCAGCAAGGACAAGTATCCTCTCAAGGGACTGGAGGTACAAATGGACCACCATTCCTAAACTTGTGTTTTCTACACCAGATGCAAACCCTATAATGGAGACAAGTAAACTTATACGTGCTATACACCAAGTTATCTCATTGCGACAGGATCCAATACACGAGTTCACCCTTTCTTTACATGGTAACTGCTTTGGCAAAACTGGTTTACCTTCTTGTGAAGTTGATCAAATATTATGTCATTTGTCAAAGAACCATCCTGTCAACAAGTTAATACTTGATTTTGGTGCATCATCTGATGATTGTTCGTATAATTTACCCTTCTCCGTCTTCTCCTCGTTGCATCGCTTAACGGAACTATATCTCAGCTGGTGTGATCTTGATCATCAACCGGCATTCAATGGATTTGGTAGCCTTGTAGTCTTATCCTTGGATTTTGTATGGATCTCTAGAAAAACACTTCTATGTCTTTTATCTAGTTGTCCATCACTTAAGAGCTTTAGGCTG ATTATGCCCGAAGATCATGTTGTGGGGCGTGAAAATTCCACCATGATTGAGCTATTCCAATGTTTACCTTTGATTGAACATCTGACTATTTGGTGTGACACAATTTGG TGGTTTGTTCCAGACTTGGTTCCACAGGAGCTTCCAACCTCACTAATCCATCTTAAATACTTCTGTATGGAACAAATGTCTTTTCATCATGGCTATGCATTAACTTTTCTTGCTATTTTGATCAAAAACTCCCCGAACTTGGAAAAAATTGAGCTACAG ATTGATGCAGCACATTATCTCTTTAATGATACAGACTACGACTCCGATGTATATGAAGAATATCATTCAGATGTTTGGTTGGAGCATCTGTCAAATGTTTGGTTGGAGCATCTGATTGAACTGAAGATTACAGATTTTAGCAACTTGGAGCCTGAGTTGGAGTTTGTGAAGCTTATCTTGGCCAAGTCTCCTAAGCTGAAGAAGGTGAGCATAAAAAGTGTGGTTAAAAGGGATCAAGAGCCGGGGATGTTAAAAACTCTCTTGCGCACCCCACGCGTGTCTGCTGTAGAAATCGATGTT GTTAAGATTTATGATTGTAATCTCGAGTTTTTGTATTGCTACCTATATTTCTATAACCTTTTCTAG
- the LOC110872767 gene encoding F-box/FBD/LRR-repeat protein At1g13570-like isoform X2 has product MKSKRLSKAKRLSLDIITTLPQPIIETILCLLPIREAARTSILSRDWRYKWTTIPKLVFSTPDANPIMETSKLIRAIHQVISLRQDPIHEFTLSLHGNCFGKTGLPSCEVDQILCHLSKNHPVNKLILDFGASSDDCSYNLPFSVFSSLHRLTELYLSWCDLDHQPAFNGFGSLVVLSLDFVWISRKTLLCLLSSCPSLKSFRLIMPEDHVVGRENSTMIELFQCLPLIEHLTIWCDTIWWFVPDLVPQELPTSLIHLKYFCMEQMSFHHGYALTFLAILIKNSPNLEKIELQIDAAHYLFNDTDYDSDVYEEYHSDVWLEHLSNVWLEHLIELKITDFSNLEPELEFVKLILAKSPKLKKVSIKSVVKRDQEPGMLKTLLRTPRVSAVEIDVV; this is encoded by the exons ATGAAATCTAAACGTTTGTCTAAAGCTAAACGATTGTCTTTGGATATCATCACCACACTTCCTCAACCCATAATAGAAActatcctatgtcttttaccgaTCAGAGAGGCAGCAAGGACAAGTATCCTCTCAAGGGACTGGAGGTACAAATGGACCACCATTCCTAAACTTGTGTTTTCTACACCAGATGCAAACCCTATAATGGAGACAAGTAAACTTATACGTGCTATACACCAAGTTATCTCATTGCGACAGGATCCAATACACGAGTTCACCCTTTCTTTACATGGTAACTGCTTTGGCAAAACTGGTTTACCTTCTTGTGAAGTTGATCAAATATTATGTCATTTGTCAAAGAACCATCCTGTCAACAAGTTAATACTTGATTTTGGTGCATCATCTGATGATTGTTCGTATAATTTACCCTTCTCCGTCTTCTCCTCGTTGCATCGCTTAACGGAACTATATCTCAGCTGGTGTGATCTTGATCATCAACCGGCATTCAATGGATTTGGTAGCCTTGTAGTCTTATCCTTGGATTTTGTATGGATCTCTAGAAAAACACTTCTATGTCTTTTATCTAGTTGTCCATCACTTAAGAGCTTTAGGCTG ATTATGCCCGAAGATCATGTTGTGGGGCGTGAAAATTCCACCATGATTGAGCTATTCCAATGTTTACCTTTGATTGAACATCTGACTATTTGGTGTGACACAATTTGG TGGTTTGTTCCAGACTTGGTTCCACAGGAGCTTCCAACCTCACTAATCCATCTTAAATACTTCTGTATGGAACAAATGTCTTTTCATCATGGCTATGCATTAACTTTTCTTGCTATTTTGATCAAAAACTCCCCGAACTTGGAAAAAATTGAGCTACAG ATTGATGCAGCACATTATCTCTTTAATGATACAGACTACGACTCCGATGTATATGAAGAATATCATTCAGATGTTTGGTTGGAGCATCTGTCAAATGTTTGGTTGGAGCATCTGATTGAACTGAAGATTACAGATTTTAGCAACTTGGAGCCTGAGTTGGAGTTTGTGAAGCTTATCTTGGCCAAGTCTCCTAAGCTGAAGAAGGTGAGCATAAAAAGTGTGGTTAAAAGGGATCAAGAGCCGGGGATGTTAAAAACTCTCTTGCGCACCCCACGCGTGTCTGCTGTAGAAATCGATGTTGTTTAG
- the LOC110872768 gene encoding glutathione S-transferase T3, with translation MQRGSTQLDQFQSQPPTSQPQPSIQLDDDAPPKELKRKKNTGKGKAVETEPDTAKKSGSRAKARTWTKVEEEALAIAYVKSSTCPIVGNNQTGSSFWKACTDRFNELMGQGAIRILDSVSGKWRKMNKCVNDFIGIYNPLYINRPSGSSAEDVLNLAMAKWEAKNPPFPHLRAWNILKKEPKWAPVQNEVATAKRTKTSESEVIVREAPLLVVKST, from the exons ATGCAACGCGGCTCGACTCAACTTGATCAATTCCAATCGCAACCGCCAACTTCCCAACCGCAACCCTCGATTCAACTTGACGATGATGCGCCACCTAAAGAACTCAAGCGCAAAAAAAACACGGGGAAGGGGAAGGCGGTTGAAACCGAACCCGACACCGCAAAAAAAAGCGGTTCGAGAGCAAAGGCGAGAACGTGGACAAAAGTAGAGGAGGAGGCGCTAGCAATTGCGTATGTTAAGTCCTCAACTTGCCCGATTGTCG ggaACAATCAAACGGGTTCTAGTTTTTGGAAGGCATGTACGGATAGATTTAACGAGCTTATGGGGCAAGGCGCGATACGTATTCTCGATTCCGTATCGGGCAAGTGGCGGAAAATGAACAAGTGCGTGAATGATTTTATCGGGATTTATAACCCACTTTACATCAATCGTCCTAGTGGGAGTAGCGCCGAGGACGTTCTTAACCTTGCGATGGCTAAATGGGAAGCAAAAAATCCGCCTTTCCCGCACCTCCGAGCATGGAACATTTTAAAGAAAGAACCTAAATGGGCGCCGGTTCAAAATGAGGTCGCAACCGCGAAACGGACTAAAACTTCCGAGTCCGAAGTTATAGTGCGGGAGGCTCCACTGCTCGTTGTCAAATCGACATAA